In the genome of Pelagibacterium nitratireducens, one region contains:
- a CDS encoding F0F1 ATP synthase subunit epsilon has translation MAEGVKVEIVSPEVLVLSAEARSVIVPGSEGYLTVMGDHAPLMAVLKPGFVTVTDTSGAVSNFFVGGGFADISDAGVTILAEEAKPASEFGRTEIEERISAAQQELTATSDDEDKGEAQNALDTWKNLLLENAALSGVAH, from the coding sequence ATGGCCGAAGGCGTCAAAGTCGAAATCGTATCGCCTGAAGTTCTCGTTTTGAGTGCCGAAGCGCGCTCGGTGATCGTGCCGGGTTCCGAAGGCTATCTGACGGTCATGGGTGATCATGCGCCGCTGATGGCCGTGCTCAAGCCCGGCTTTGTGACGGTGACCGATACAAGCGGAGCCGTTTCGAACTTTTTCGTGGGCGGTGGGTTTGCCGATATCTCCGATGCAGGTGTCACCATTCTCGCGGAAGAAGCCAAGCCGGCCAGTGAATTCGGTCGCACTGAAATCGAAGAGCGCATCTCCGCCGCGCAACAGGAGTTGACCGCCACATCGGATGACGAAGACAAGGGCGAAGCTCAGAACGCGCTCGATACCTGGAAGAACCTCCTGTTGGAAAATGCCGCGCTGAGCGGTGTTGCCCATTAG
- the atpD gene encoding F0F1 ATP synthase subunit beta, with the protein MAENKTGRVSQVMGAVVDVTFDGHLPAILNALETDNNGNRLVLEVAQHLGENAVRTIAMDTTEGLARGVEVRDTGDAIEVPVGDETLGRIMNVIGEPIDEAGPVNTPLKRAIHQPAPDFVDQATQAEILVTGIKVIDLLAPYARGGKIGLFGGAGVGKTVLIQELINNVAKAHGGYSVFAGVGERTREGNDLYYEMIESGVNKDPKENNGSTEGSKCALVFGQMNEPPGARARVALTGLSIAEDFRDKGQDVLFFVDNIFRFTQAGSEVSALLGRIPSAVGYQPTLGTDMGALQERITTTNKGSITSVQAVYVPADDFTDPAPASTFAHLDATTSLNRAISEKGIYPAVDPLDSNSRMLDPNIVGEEHYRTARDVQEILQRYKSLQDIIAILGMDELSEEDKLTVARARKVERFMSQPFHVAEQFTGAPGIYVELEDTIKAFKGLVAGEYDHLPEQAFYMVGTIDDAVKKAQKLAAEAA; encoded by the coding sequence ATGGCAGAGAACAAAACCGGCCGCGTCTCCCAGGTTATGGGCGCCGTTGTGGACGTGACCTTTGATGGTCATCTCCCGGCCATTCTGAACGCGCTTGAAACCGACAACAACGGCAACCGCCTCGTGCTCGAAGTTGCCCAGCACCTCGGTGAAAACGCCGTTCGCACCATCGCCATGGACACGACCGAAGGTCTGGCCCGCGGCGTCGAGGTTCGCGACACGGGCGATGCCATCGAAGTGCCGGTCGGCGACGAAACGCTGGGCCGCATCATGAACGTTATCGGCGAGCCGATCGACGAGGCCGGCCCGGTCAACACGCCCTTAAAGCGTGCCATTCACCAGCCTGCTCCCGATTTCGTCGATCAGGCCACCCAGGCCGAAATTCTGGTCACCGGCATCAAGGTCATCGACCTGCTTGCGCCCTATGCGCGTGGCGGCAAGATCGGCCTGTTCGGCGGCGCCGGCGTGGGCAAGACGGTTCTGATCCAGGAGCTGATCAACAACGTCGCCAAGGCGCACGGCGGCTATTCGGTGTTTGCCGGCGTTGGCGAGCGGACCCGTGAAGGCAACGATCTTTATTACGAAATGATCGAATCGGGCGTGAACAAGGATCCCAAGGAGAACAATGGTTCGACCGAGGGTTCGAAATGCGCGCTGGTCTTCGGCCAGATGAACGAGCCTCCGGGAGCGCGTGCCCGTGTGGCCCTGACCGGCTTGTCGATCGCCGAAGATTTCCGCGACAAGGGTCAGGACGTGCTGTTCTTCGTCGACAACATCTTCCGGTTTACCCAGGCCGGTTCGGAAGTGTCGGCGCTTTTGGGCCGTATTCCTTCCGCTGTGGGCTATCAGCCGACGCTGGGCACCGACATGGGCGCGCTCCAGGAACGCATCACGACGACCAACAAGGGCTCGATCACCTCGGTGCAGGCCGTTTACGTCCCGGCTGACGATTTTACCGATCCCGCACCGGCATCGACCTTTGCCCACCTTGACGCGACGACTTCGCTCAACCGCGCCATTTCGGAAAAGGGCATCTACCCGGCCGTCGATCCGCTCGATTCCAACTCGCGCATGCTCGACCCCAATATCGTTGGCGAAGAGCATTACCGTACGGCGCGTGACGTTCAGGAAATCTTGCAGCGCTACAAGTCGCTCCAGGACATCATCGCCATTCTGGGCATGGACGAGTTGTCCGAAGAGGACAAGCTCACAGTAGCGCGGGCCCGCAAGGTCGAGCGTTTCATGAGCCAGCCCTTCCATGTGGCAGAGCAGTTTACCGGCGCGCCGGGCATTTATGTCGAACTCGAAGACACCATCAAGGCCTTCAAGGGTCTGGTTGCCGGCGAGTACGATCATTTGCCCGAACAGGCCTTCTACATGGTTGGCACCATCGACGATGCCGTCAAGAAGGCCCAGAAGCTGGCCGCCGAAGCCGCCTGA
- the atpA gene encoding F0F1 ATP synthase subunit alpha → MDIKAAEISAILKDQIKDFGKEAQVSEVGQVLSVGDGIARVFGLDKVQAGELVEFPGGIKGMALNLEADNVGVVIFGSDRDIKEGDTVKRTGSIVDTPVGKGLLGRVVDGLGNPIDGKGPIEYTERRRVDVKAPGILPRKSVHEPMSTGLKAIDALIPIGRGQRELVIGDRQTGKTAIVLDTFLNQKPAHQAEASESEKLYCVYVAVGQKRSTVAQFVKMLEDNGALEYSIVVAATASDPAPMQFLAPFTGCAIGEFFRDNGMHAVIAYDDLSKQAVAYRQMSLLLRRPPGREAYPGDVFYLHSRLLERAAKLNENHGAGSLTALPIIETQANDVSAYIPTNVISITDGQIFLETNLFFQGIRPAVNVGLSVSRVGSSAQIKAMKQVAGSLKGELSQYREMAAFAQFGSDLDAATQRLLNRGARLTELLKQPQFSPLKTEEQVAVIFAGANGYLDDLPVRGVGAFEKALLSHMRSKHADVLGDIAKEKALTDGIKERLVSALDAFKKTYTA, encoded by the coding sequence ATGGACATCAAAGCTGCGGAAATTTCCGCGATCCTCAAAGACCAGATCAAGGATTTCGGCAAGGAAGCCCAGGTTTCCGAAGTCGGTCAGGTGCTTTCGGTCGGTGACGGTATTGCGCGCGTCTTTGGCCTCGACAAGGTGCAGGCCGGCGAGCTCGTCGAATTCCCCGGCGGCATCAAGGGCATGGCGCTGAACCTGGAAGCCGATAATGTCGGCGTGGTGATCTTCGGGTCTGACCGCGACATCAAGGAAGGCGATACCGTCAAGCGCACCGGTTCGATCGTCGACACCCCGGTGGGCAAGGGTCTTCTGGGTCGCGTTGTCGACGGTCTGGGCAATCCGATCGACGGCAAGGGCCCCATCGAATACACCGAACGTCGCCGCGTTGACGTCAAGGCTCCCGGCATTCTGCCGCGCAAGTCGGTGCATGAGCCGATGTCGACCGGCCTTAAAGCCATCGACGCGTTGATCCCGATCGGCCGTGGCCAACGCGAGCTGGTGATCGGCGACCGTCAGACCGGCAAGACCGCGATCGTTCTCGATACCTTCCTCAATCAGAAGCCCGCCCATCAGGCCGAAGCCTCTGAAAGCGAGAAGCTCTATTGCGTCTATGTCGCCGTCGGCCAGAAGCGCTCGACCGTCGCCCAGTTCGTCAAGATGCTCGAAGACAATGGCGCGCTTGAATATTCGATCGTGGTTGCCGCTACCGCTTCCGATCCGGCGCCGATGCAGTTCCTGGCGCCATTCACCGGCTGTGCGATCGGCGAATTTTTCCGCGACAACGGCATGCATGCGGTGATCGCTTATGACGATCTATCCAAGCAGGCCGTCGCCTATCGTCAGATGTCGCTCCTTTTGCGCCGTCCTCCCGGGCGCGAGGCCTACCCGGGCGACGTTTTCTATCTTCACAGCCGCCTTCTCGAACGCGCTGCCAAGCTCAACGAGAATCACGGCGCTGGCTCGCTGACCGCGCTGCCGATTATTGAAACTCAGGCCAACGACGTGTCGGCTTATATTCCGACCAATGTGATCTCGATCACCGATGGTCAGATCTTCCTTGAAACCAATCTGTTCTTCCAGGGCATTCGCCCGGCCGTGAACGTTGGTCTGTCGGTGTCCCGCGTGGGGTCGTCGGCCCAGATCAAGGCGATGAAGCAGGTTGCCGGTTCCTTGAAGGGCGAGCTTTCCCAGTATCGCGAAATGGCGGCCTTCGCCCAGTTCGGTTCGGATCTCGATGCCGCGACCCAGCGTTTGCTCAACCGTGGCGCACGCCTCACCGAACTTTTGAAGCAGCCGCAGTTTTCGCCGCTCAAGACCGAAGAGCAGGTGGCCGTGATCTTTGCGGGTGCCAATGGCTATCTCGACGATCTGCCGGTGCGTGGCGTTGGAGCCTTCGAGAAGGCGCTTCTTTCGCACATGCGGAGCAAGCATGCCGATGTTCTTGGCGATATCGCCAAGGAAAAGGCTTTGACCGACGGGATCAAAGAGCGCCTGGTTTCGGCTCTCGATGCTTTCAAGAAGACTTACACCGCCTAA
- a CDS encoding F0F1 ATP synthase subunit gamma: MPSLKDLKNRINSVKSTQKITKAMQMVAAAKLRRAQDAAESARPYAERMEKVLAGLGAAYEGRPDAPLLLSGTGKEDVHLLVVATGERGLAGGFNSSIARMAREHATKLIAEGKTVKIMTVGKKGADILKRALAKHMGEQISLRDVKQLGYGTAQEIGSKILAMYDAGEFDVATLFYSRFQSVISQVPTAQQIIPAEFEKAEGEALKAGSAIYEYEPDEEALLEDLLPRNVSVQIFRALLENNASFFGAQMTAMDNATRNAGEMITKLQLSYNRQRQAQITKELIEIISGAEAL, translated from the coding sequence ATGCCCTCTTTGAAAGACCTAAAAAACCGGATCAACTCGGTCAAATCGACCCAGAAGATCACCAAGGCCATGCAGATGGTCGCGGCGGCCAAACTCCGCCGCGCCCAGGATGCGGCAGAATCCGCACGTCCCTACGCCGAGCGTATGGAAAAGGTTCTGGCCGGTCTTGGCGCTGCCTATGAAGGCCGTCCCGATGCGCCATTGCTGCTTTCGGGCACGGGCAAGGAGGACGTCCATCTTCTGGTGGTTGCAACCGGCGAGCGGGGCCTGGCCGGTGGCTTTAATTCCTCGATCGCCCGGATGGCCCGCGAGCACGCCACAAAGCTGATCGCCGAAGGCAAGACGGTCAAGATCATGACCGTTGGCAAGAAGGGCGCAGATATTTTGAAGCGCGCTCTTGCCAAGCATATGGGCGAGCAGATTTCCCTGCGGGACGTCAAGCAGCTCGGGTATGGTACGGCTCAGGAGATCGGCTCGAAGATCCTGGCGATGTATGATGCTGGCGAATTCGATGTCGCCACGCTTTTCTACTCGCGGTTCCAGTCGGTCATCTCCCAGGTGCCGACCGCTCAGCAGATCATCCCGGCCGAGTTCGAAAAGGCCGAAGGTGAAGCGCTCAAGGCCGGTTCGGCGATCTACGAATATGAGCCCGATGAAGAGGCTTTGCTCGAAGATCTTCTGCCGCGCAATGTGAGCGTGCAGATTTTCAGGGCCCTGCTCGAGAACAACGCTTCGTTCTTCGGCGCGCAGATGACCGCTATGGACAATGCGACCCGCAATGCCGGTGAGATGATCACAAAGCTTCAGCTGAGCTACAACCGCCAGCGTCAGGCTCAGATCACCAAGGAACTGATCGAAATCATTTCGGGCGCCGAGGCGCTCTAG
- a CDS encoding tyrosine recombinase XerC, with protein MTDTGFAISDTLRAHISNWRRELATIRRLSPRTLEAYGRDVDQFMAFLSGHLGGTVDIADLKTLRPADLRAFLAARRRNDLGSRSLARSLSGIKSLFTHLEREGIMALEALSVIRTPKLPRSLPKPLSASEAKGAGPAIHELEDRPWVAARDAAAIALCYGAGLRISEALALTRADLDAKTLRITGKGNKVRLVPLISPVRAAIEEYMRLCPFTVSPSEPMFRGVRGGPLSPRLIQLRLEQLRGAMGLPASATPHALRHSFATHLLARGSDLRAIQELLGHASLSTTQIYTHIDGERLLEAYRAAHPRR; from the coding sequence ATGACCGACACCGGCTTTGCCATCTCCGATACCCTTCGCGCCCACATATCGAACTGGCGGCGCGAGCTAGCAACCATCCGGCGGCTGTCCCCCAGGACGCTGGAGGCCTATGGTCGCGACGTCGACCAGTTCATGGCATTTCTGTCCGGCCACCTTGGCGGAACCGTCGACATCGCCGACCTCAAGACGCTCCGACCAGCCGATCTGCGCGCCTTTCTCGCCGCCCGCCGCCGCAATGATCTGGGCTCGCGCAGCCTCGCCCGCTCGCTTTCGGGCATAAAATCGCTGTTTACCCATCTCGAACGCGAAGGCATCATGGCGCTCGAGGCACTTTCGGTGATCCGCACGCCAAAACTGCCCCGATCCCTGCCCAAGCCGCTCTCGGCATCCGAAGCGAAAGGCGCCGGCCCCGCAATCCACGAGCTCGAAGACCGACCCTGGGTGGCAGCGCGCGATGCCGCAGCAATCGCCCTGTGCTACGGCGCCGGCCTGCGCATTTCCGAGGCCCTGGCCCTGACCCGCGCCGATCTCGACGCCAAGACCCTGCGGATAACCGGCAAGGGCAACAAGGTGAGGCTGGTGCCGCTGATCTCGCCGGTCAGGGCAGCCATCGAGGAATATATGCGGCTCTGCCCGTTCACCGTTTCGCCCAGCGAGCCCATGTTTCGCGGCGTACGCGGCGGCCCGCTCAGCCCTCGCCTGATTCAGTTGCGTCTCGAGCAGTTGCGCGGCGCCATGGGCCTGCCGGCTTCGGCAACACCGCACGCGCTGCGTCATTCCTTTGCCACCCACCTTCTGGCACGGGGCAGCGATCTGCGCGCTATCCAGGAATTGCTGGGTCACGCCTCGCTCTCGACCACCCAGATCTATACCCATATCGACGGCGAGCGACTGCTCGAGGCTTACCGCGCGGCCCATCCGCGCCGCTAG
- a CDS encoding F0F1 ATP synthase subunit delta — MSAPRSVLSKIARPYAAALFDLAQDGKVIEAVEKDLDAVAGLIDSSDDFSRFLVSPTITTDVKSAALSAILDKVKPVELVANTLRLVAKNGRLFALAAIIAEFKMLAAEARNEVSAEVTSAAPLTKEQETELAGVLKDKVGKDVSLITRVDESLIGGLVVKVGSQMIDTSLKTKLSAMKIAMKGVS, encoded by the coding sequence TTGAGCGCACCACGATCCGTTCTGTCCAAAATTGCTCGGCCCTATGCGGCAGCGCTTTTTGATCTCGCCCAGGACGGCAAGGTCATCGAGGCGGTCGAAAAGGATCTCGATGCCGTTGCCGGGCTAATCGATTCTTCCGATGATTTTTCGCGGTTTCTGGTGAGCCCGACGATCACCACAGACGTCAAGAGCGCAGCGCTCAGCGCGATCCTCGACAAGGTCAAGCCGGTCGAGCTGGTCGCCAATACGCTGAGGCTGGTGGCCAAAAATGGCCGGCTTTTCGCGCTTGCCGCCATCATTGCCGAGTTCAAGATGCTTGCCGCTGAAGCGCGCAACGAAGTGAGCGCGGAAGTGACTTCCGCCGCGCCTTTGACAAAAGAACAGGAAACTGAACTTGCCGGTGTTCTCAAGGACAAGGTCGGCAAGGACGTTTCCCTTATTACACGTGTCGATGAAAGCCTGATCGGCGGCCTTGTGGTCAAGGTCGGGAGCCAGATGATCGATACCTCCCTCAAGACAAAACTTTCGGCCATGAAGATCGCCATGAAAGGGGTCAGCTAA
- a CDS encoding primosomal protein N' — MTLGPVVAVMVAVAVDGPYSYRVPEGKVVARGSIVVVPLGPRPTLGVVWGEPKDNFAHNRLKDIEHVFDVPSLSEELLKTIDWVARYTLAQPGMVLRGALRSREALDPPRPLIAYKRGGPEPERMTDARARVLSVMEDGYPWAKPALIGAAGVSTAVVDGLVKSGCLQQVEVPAPPPVMPPEPDFAPAKLSEAQQAALDQIRAHDKGGFSVALLDGITGSGKTEVFFESVADMLRTGKQVAIILPEIALTHTFLDRFEKRFGQRAAEWHSEMTPVQRARVWRGVLTGEVRAVIGARSALFLPFRELGLLVLDEEHDGAFKQADRVNYHGRDMAVVRASMAGARVILSSATPAVESRNNGETGRYAHVRLESRFADAALPDITALDMRAEGPEKGQWIAPKLARAVFDALDRGEQALLFLNRRGYAPLTLCRSCGHQYQCPDCSTWLVEHRFRGVLMCHHCGHEERAPEVCGSCGASDSLVAVGPGIERLAEEVAERFPGARPVVLSSDMGSMRQIRDRFAEIARGEYDIIIGTQLVAKGHHFEKLSLVGVIDADLGLAHGDPRAAEKTFQILTQVTGRAGRESRSGKAFLQTYHPDHPVMKAMVSGDREGFYNHELMVRRQGGLPPFGRLAALIVSGNEHTETMALARDLMAAAPLAEGVRRFGPADAPVAMVRGRHRVRILVQSPKDFDLSGYVRFWLETGPAAKGNLRVQVDIDPMSFY, encoded by the coding sequence ATGACGCTCGGTCCGGTCGTGGCAGTGATGGTGGCGGTCGCCGTCGACGGTCCTTATTCCTATCGGGTGCCCGAAGGAAAAGTGGTCGCGCGTGGATCGATCGTCGTCGTACCTCTGGGGCCGCGCCCCACGCTCGGGGTGGTTTGGGGAGAGCCCAAGGACAATTTCGCCCATAACCGGCTCAAGGATATCGAGCACGTCTTTGATGTGCCTTCGCTCTCCGAAGAGCTTTTGAAAACCATCGACTGGGTGGCGCGCTATACGCTGGCCCAGCCCGGAATGGTGCTGCGTGGCGCGTTGCGCAGCCGCGAGGCGCTCGATCCGCCACGCCCACTGATTGCCTACAAGCGCGGCGGGCCCGAACCCGAGAGGATGACGGATGCACGGGCGCGGGTGCTCTCAGTGATGGAGGACGGCTACCCCTGGGCCAAGCCAGCGCTGATTGGTGCCGCAGGCGTTTCGACGGCGGTGGTGGATGGGCTGGTCAAGTCGGGCTGCCTGCAGCAGGTCGAAGTTCCGGCTCCGCCGCCGGTCATGCCGCCCGAGCCCGATTTCGCACCGGCGAAGCTGTCGGAGGCGCAACAGGCCGCGCTCGACCAGATTCGGGCCCATGATAAAGGCGGATTTTCGGTGGCTCTGCTCGACGGGATTACCGGGTCGGGCAAGACCGAGGTGTTTTTCGAGAGCGTGGCCGATATGCTGCGCACCGGAAAGCAGGTGGCAATCATCCTGCCCGAAATCGCCCTGACCCATACCTTCCTCGACCGGTTCGAAAAGCGGTTCGGCCAGCGGGCCGCAGAATGGCACTCGGAAATGACGCCTGTTCAAAGGGCCCGGGTGTGGCGGGGCGTTTTGACGGGCGAGGTCAGGGCGGTGATCGGTGCGCGCTCGGCGCTGTTCTTGCCGTTTCGCGAATTGGGGCTTCTGGTGCTCGATGAAGAGCATGACGGCGCCTTCAAGCAGGCCGACCGGGTCAATTACCATGGCCGCGACATGGCGGTGGTGCGCGCTTCGATGGCCGGGGCGCGGGTCATTTTGTCTTCGGCAACCCCAGCAGTCGAATCACGTAACAATGGGGAGACCGGCCGCTATGCGCATGTGCGGCTCGAAAGCCGGTTTGCCGATGCGGCGCTGCCCGACATCACGGCGCTCGATATGCGGGCCGAAGGACCGGAAAAGGGCCAGTGGATCGCGCCGAAACTGGCGCGGGCGGTGTTCGACGCGCTCGATCGTGGCGAGCAGGCCCTGTTGTTTCTCAACCGGCGTGGCTATGCACCGCTGACTCTGTGCCGGTCATGCGGGCATCAATATCAGTGCCCCGATTGTTCAACCTGGCTGGTCGAGCACCGGTTTCGCGGTGTCCTGATGTGTCACCATTGCGGGCACGAAGAGCGGGCGCCCGAGGTGTGCGGCTCGTGCGGGGCCAGCGATTCGCTTGTCGCGGTGGGTCCGGGGATCGAAAGGCTTGCAGAGGAGGTGGCGGAACGGTTCCCCGGCGCGCGGCCGGTCGTTTTGTCCTCGGACATGGGGTCGATGCGCCAGATCCGGGATCGGTTCGCCGAGATCGCGCGCGGAGAATATGACATCATCATCGGCACGCAATTGGTGGCCAAGGGGCATCATTTCGAAAAACTCAGCCTTGTCGGCGTCATCGACGCCGATCTGGGGCTGGCGCATGGCGATCCGCGGGCGGCGGAAAAGACCTTTCAGATTCTGACCCAGGTCACGGGTCGCGCGGGGCGCGAATCGCGTTCGGGCAAGGCGTTCCTCCAGACCTACCATCCCGACCATCCGGTGATGAAGGCGATGGTAAGCGGAGATCGGGAGGGGTTTTACAATCACGAACTCATGGTTCGGCGGCAGGGTGGCTTGCCACCGTTCGGCCGGCTGGCGGCCCTGATCGTTTCGGGCAATGAGCACACTGAAACGATGGCTTTGGCCAGAGATCTGATGGCCGCGGCGCCGTTGGCAGAGGGGGTCAGGCGGTTCGGGCCGGCCGACGCGCCGGTCGCCATGGTCCGTGGTCGGCACAGGGTGCGTATTCTGGTCCAGAGCCCCAAGGACTTCGATCTGTCGGGCTATGTCCGGTTCTGGCTGGAAACCGGGCCTGCGGCCAAGGGAAATCTGCGCGTTCAGGTCGATATCGATCCCATGAGCTTTTATTGA
- a CDS encoding DMT family transporter, which produces MSALSSSDRDQFTGLALAALGAALFATKGIFVKLAYAQGLDAITTLTWRMLLATPFFALMGFLAYRDRRAGRGRQANRPVPARSVAGAAAIGILGYYGASFLDFLSLDLITAQLNRLVLLTYPFMVLILGAVLFHRPLRASVVGAALLAYVGIGVIFGHDMVIEGESVVAGTLFALASALAYALYQLFAKPLIDALGPRLFTAIAMIAAAGAVFIHFLATHPLAGLAIPPGTFSILLALALAATVAPVSIIAAAIGMVGAERTAVFGNISPILTIVLAIFILGEPFTPIHGVGTALVICGILLFTRLTTQPKSAVQTGQ; this is translated from the coding sequence ATGTCCGCTTTGTCTTCATCCGATCGGGATCAATTCACCGGTCTCGCACTCGCTGCGCTCGGCGCGGCCCTGTTTGCCACAAAGGGCATTTTCGTCAAGCTCGCCTACGCGCAGGGCCTCGATGCCATAACGACCCTGACCTGGCGCATGCTTCTGGCGACGCCGTTCTTTGCCCTTATGGGGTTTCTGGCCTACCGCGATCGCCGCGCGGGGCGGGGACGCCAGGCCAACAGGCCCGTGCCGGCGCGCTCGGTTGCCGGCGCTGCCGCCATCGGCATCCTTGGCTATTATGGGGCGAGTTTTCTCGACTTTCTCAGCCTCGACCTCATTACCGCCCAGCTCAACCGGCTGGTGCTTTTGACCTATCCGTTCATGGTCCTGATCCTGGGTGCGGTGCTGTTCCACCGCCCTCTCAGGGCATCTGTCGTGGGCGCGGCGCTTCTGGCATATGTGGGCATCGGGGTGATCTTTGGCCATGACATGGTGATCGAAGGCGAGAGTGTCGTGGCAGGCACGCTGTTCGCGCTGGCCAGCGCTTTGGCCTATGCGCTCTACCAGCTGTTTGCAAAGCCGCTGATCGATGCACTGGGCCCAAGACTGTTCACCGCCATTGCGATGATCGCGGCGGCGGGTGCGGTATTCATCCATTTTCTGGCCACTCACCCTCTGGCTGGTCTGGCAATCCCGCCCGGGACCTTTTCCATCCTGCTGGCGCTGGCGCTCGCCGCCACTGTCGCCCCGGTGTCCATCATTGCCGCAGCCATCGGCATGGTGGGCGCCGAGCGAACGGCGGTGTTCGGCAATATCTCGCCGATCCTGACCATTGTTCTCGCCATTTTCATTCTGGGTGAGCCCTTCACGCCGATCCATGGCGTGGGAACGGCACTGGTAATTTGCGGGATTTTGCTGTTCACTCGGCTCACAACCCAACCCAAAAGCGCGGTGCAAACCGGCCAGTAA